A stretch of the Cryomorphaceae bacterium 1068 genome encodes the following:
- a CDS encoding NAD(P)-dependent alcohol dehydrogenase — MKTFYLEHYGDPEEVLQIQTVEIPEPSANEVLLKVKASSINDYDWALTSGTPFAYRLFFGLFKPRKKMRHPGMEVAGIVEKVGADVKNLQIGDRVYGDTSDHGFGSLAEYMSLNEKALRKMPDELSFTEGVALPHASALAMQGLKDLGQIKKGEKVLINGGGGGVGMLGIQIAKTYEAEITGVDSGQKRDRMIEMGCKKVIDYRKEDFTCSGEKFDLILDCRTSRWPLAHLRALKPKGRYVSIGGQSGKLIAMLLLSGLIKLIAKKKLLMVAVKANKDLPEIEQLHADGKLKCEIDGPYPFEKTPWAIKRFGKAEHTGKVVIRSA, encoded by the coding sequence ATGAAAACCTTCTACCTCGAACACTACGGAGACCCTGAAGAAGTGCTCCAAATTCAGACGGTTGAAATCCCTGAGCCCTCGGCCAACGAGGTGCTTTTGAAAGTAAAAGCCTCTTCCATCAATGATTACGATTGGGCTTTAACTTCAGGTACTCCGTTTGCCTATCGTCTTTTCTTTGGGCTATTTAAACCGAGAAAAAAGATGCGTCACCCTGGGATGGAGGTAGCGGGTATCGTTGAGAAGGTCGGTGCGGATGTGAAAAACCTTCAGATCGGTGATAGGGTTTACGGCGACACTTCCGATCATGGGTTTGGAAGCTTGGCCGAATACATGTCGCTCAATGAAAAGGCCCTTCGAAAAATGCCCGATGAACTCTCCTTTACGGAAGGAGTGGCCTTGCCTCATGCCTCGGCCTTGGCCATGCAGGGATTGAAAGATTTGGGGCAAATTAAAAAAGGAGAAAAGGTTTTAATCAATGGAGGCGGCGGCGGCGTGGGCATGCTCGGCATACAAATCGCCAAAACATACGAAGCAGAAATCACGGGGGTAGACTCCGGTCAAAAACGGGATCGGATGATTGAGATGGGTTGTAAAAAAGTCATCGATTACCGGAAAGAAGACTTTACTTGCAGTGGAGAGAAATTCGACCTCATCTTGGATTGCCGCACTTCACGATGGCCTTTGGCGCACTTGAGAGCGCTCAAGCCAAAAGGGAGATATGTATCCATCGGCGGCCAATCAGGCAAACTCATTGCGATGCTCTTGCTAAGTGGATTGATCAAGCTGATCGCCAAAAAGAAGCTTTTGATGGTCGCGGTGAAAGCCAACAAAGATCTTCCCGAAATAGAGCAGCTGCATGCCGATGGAAAACTGAAATGCGAGATAGACGGCCCCTACCCTTTTGAGAAAACGCCTTGGGCCATCAAACGGTTTGGTAAGGCTGAGCATACGGGAA
- a CDS encoding DNA alkylation repair protein: protein MENQAFIQRLEEAFSSASNREIARGQAAYMRDQFLFLGLKSNARKEILKPFLRKDKPHKDDLAQVVKALWRKPEREYQYAAQELAAKYLRESEKEDIELFEWMITTKSWWDTVDYIAATLVGNYFQKFPDERDQRIKAWLDSGNIWLQRTTLIFQLKYKDQVDTELLADNIHKLLGTKEFFINKAIGWALREYGKVNPDWVVDFVEKNELSNLSKREALKRVKA from the coding sequence ATGGAAAATCAAGCGTTCATCCAACGACTAGAGGAGGCATTTAGCAGTGCATCAAATCGAGAAATTGCGAGAGGTCAGGCTGCCTATATGCGGGATCAGTTTTTATTTCTCGGGCTGAAATCAAATGCAAGAAAGGAGATCTTGAAACCCTTTCTCCGTAAGGACAAACCCCATAAAGATGATTTAGCTCAAGTGGTGAAAGCCCTTTGGCGAAAGCCCGAACGGGAATACCAATACGCCGCACAAGAGCTGGCCGCCAAATACCTGCGAGAATCGGAAAAGGAAGACATTGAACTTTTCGAATGGATGATTACCACTAAATCATGGTGGGATACGGTAGATTATATTGCGGCAACTTTGGTGGGAAACTACTTCCAAAAATTTCCAGATGAGCGAGATCAACGGATCAAAGCATGGCTGGATTCCGGCAATATTTGGCTTCAGAGAACCACATTGATATTTCAGTTGAAGTACAAAGATCAGGTGGACACGGAATTGCTGGCGGACAATATTCACAAGCTTCTTGGCACCAAAGAGTTCTTTATCAATAAAGCCATTGGATGGGCTCTGAGAGAATATGGGAAAGTGAATCCGGATTGGGTGGTGGACTTTGTTGAGAAAAACGAGCTTAGCAACTTGAGTAAAAGAGAAGCTTTGAAAAGGGTGAAGGCGTAA
- a CDS encoding pirin family protein produces MNSERRSFLRDLTLGLGTVVVAPFIGSAQTVRNSIAYRLNLDPVIDIKPLGFQWKTYDPFLFCAHHEDDYPKGNGMMGPVGSLDGRDLGDDFIIKDGYRMYHGKQVPGFPGHPHRGFETVTIVRKGVVDHADSLGAAGRYGYGDTQWMTAGAGVQHSEMFPLIHQNKQNPLELFQVWLNLPRKNKMVDPYFKMLWAEDIPRYTETDGEGDRTDVEVIAGSLGNHKAPAPPPDSWAADPTNEVGIWNINLEPNASLTLPRASKGVNRTIYYYEGDSLQIAGNRIPNYHMARVHADRMIHLENGNDKGKILVLQGMPINEPVSQYGPFVMNTKDEIKQAFEDYHKTQFGGWPWPRRDMVHDGSLGRFAKHADGLKEVKG; encoded by the coding sequence ATGAACTCCGAAAGAAGAAGTTTCCTCCGCGATTTAACTTTAGGACTGGGAACCGTTGTCGTCGCTCCATTTATTGGTTCTGCTCAAACGGTCAGAAACAGTATCGCCTACCGCTTGAATCTCGATCCCGTGATCGATATCAAGCCACTCGGATTTCAATGGAAAACGTATGACCCCTTTCTTTTCTGTGCGCATCATGAAGACGATTACCCGAAAGGGAATGGAATGATGGGCCCGGTGGGATCGCTCGATGGACGAGACTTAGGAGACGACTTTATCATTAAGGACGGCTATCGCATGTACCACGGTAAGCAGGTGCCCGGTTTTCCGGGACATCCTCACCGCGGTTTTGAAACGGTAACTATTGTGCGAAAAGGAGTCGTGGATCATGCTGACTCACTCGGAGCGGCAGGTCGTTACGGCTATGGCGATACCCAATGGATGACAGCAGGAGCCGGAGTGCAGCATTCTGAGATGTTCCCTCTTATTCATCAAAACAAACAGAATCCCTTGGAGCTATTTCAAGTATGGCTCAATCTGCCTCGGAAAAACAAAATGGTCGATCCCTACTTTAAAATGCTGTGGGCAGAGGATATTCCAAGGTATACCGAGACCGATGGGGAAGGTGATAGAACTGACGTAGAGGTGATCGCGGGTAGCTTGGGAAATCATAAAGCCCCTGCACCACCGCCTGATTCGTGGGCCGCCGATCCTACTAATGAAGTAGGCATTTGGAACATTAACTTAGAACCAAATGCTTCTCTCACCCTGCCTCGTGCCTCGAAAGGAGTAAACCGAACTATCTATTACTACGAAGGAGACTCGCTACAAATTGCGGGAAACCGAATACCCAATTACCACATGGCACGTGTTCATGCTGACCGTATGATTCATTTGGAAAATGGAAATGACAAAGGGAAAATTCTGGTGCTTCAAGGAATGCCGATCAATGAGCCCGTTAGTCAATATGGACCATTTGTGATGAATACCAAAGACGAGATCAAGCAGGCCTTTGAAGATTACCACAAAACTCAATTCGGCGGTTGGCCATGGCCAAGGCGAGATATGGTGCATGATGGATCATTGGGCCGTTTTGCCAAACACGCAGATGGGCTGAAAGAGGTGAAAGGATAA
- a CDS encoding L-dopachrome tautomerase-related protein has translation MKFLRNTLITITLFLLVLAITGYFLYGGGEEYPDISTDPIYTANQLEEVFASTWPLGNVAATKDSTARLFFTVHPESRPDTFKLMEIIDGKARPYPSSKLQERLLTPLGLFTDHFNRLWIIDHGNHGFEGARLLAIDLSTDQYVLDYTFPDSVGKKLSFFNDLSVSPDGKHVAVANVSFFGKKPSLVIYHTETGESKNLLEGHESMRHEGYVPVTPIKKMRFFGGVADLLTGIDGIDFSRDGNYIYWAPMGSSGLYRIPTVVAVDFSKSEGELAAAIERVSDKPLSDGIRTDDQGNVYITDVENQGVYVVTPSGNGKTLIKDDRVQWADGLSLGGDGYFYLIDSEIPNQMMQSQERMRESAPYYIFRFRPLE, from the coding sequence ATGAAGTTCCTTAGAAATACCCTTATCACCATTACACTATTCCTTTTGGTTTTGGCCATCACAGGCTACTTCCTATACGGAGGTGGCGAAGAGTATCCCGATATTTCTACCGATCCAATCTACACAGCCAATCAGTTGGAAGAGGTCTTTGCATCAACTTGGCCTTTGGGAAATGTGGCCGCGACAAAAGACAGCACAGCACGCCTCTTCTTTACCGTGCACCCCGAGAGTCGACCGGATACCTTCAAGCTAATGGAAATCATCGACGGGAAAGCCCGCCCTTATCCATCTTCCAAATTGCAAGAAAGACTATTGACTCCGCTGGGACTCTTTACGGATCATTTCAATCGCCTTTGGATTATCGATCACGGAAATCACGGTTTTGAAGGGGCACGATTGCTCGCGATCGATCTAAGCACCGACCAATATGTCTTGGACTACACCTTTCCCGATTCCGTCGGGAAAAAACTCAGTTTCTTCAACGACCTCAGCGTATCTCCAGACGGGAAACATGTGGCGGTAGCCAATGTCAGCTTCTTTGGCAAAAAGCCAAGTCTGGTCATTTATCACACGGAAACAGGTGAAAGTAAAAACTTACTGGAAGGCCATGAGAGCATGCGGCATGAAGGCTATGTCCCTGTGACGCCGATCAAGAAAATGCGCTTCTTCGGAGGTGTGGCGGATCTGCTGACCGGTATTGACGGCATTGACTTTAGCCGCGACGGAAACTACATTTACTGGGCGCCGATGGGTAGTTCGGGACTTTACCGAATTCCCACGGTAGTGGCGGTAGACTTTTCCAAAAGTGAGGGTGAACTAGCAGCAGCAATTGAAAGAGTTTCCGACAAGCCATTGAGCGACGGAATTCGCACAGACGATCAAGGCAATGTCTACATCACCGATGTCGAAAATCAAGGAGTGTATGTAGTAACCCCTTCCGGGAATGGAAAAACCTTGATCAAGGACGATCGGGTTCAATGGGCCGATGGGCTTTCATTGGGTGGCGACGGTTATTTCTACCTCATCGATAGTGAAATTCCCAATCAGATGATGCAGTCGCAAGAACGAATGAGAGAGAGCGCGCCGTATTACATCTTCAGATTTCGACCGCTAGAATAA
- a CDS encoding class I SAM-dependent methyltransferase codes for MDNYQNINRQSWNDRVDSHLKSDFYDVEGFLKGQTSLKEIELPLLGDVSGKSILHLQCHFGQDTLSLARMGAKCTGIDLSDKAIASAKEINDKLDLDTRFIACDVYDTPNHVDEKFDIVYTSYGTIGWLPDISRWAEVIAHFLKPGGKLVFVEFHPVVWMFDDDFTEVKYPYNNADPIVEEESGTYADRDAKIKPKSVSWNHGLGEVISALLKVGLQIESFKEYDYSPYDCFNGTVEFEPGKFQIEKLGDKIPMVYSVVALQR; via the coding sequence ATGGACAACTACCAAAACATTAACCGCCAGTCTTGGAACGACCGTGTCGACTCCCATCTCAAAAGTGACTTCTACGATGTAGAAGGATTTTTAAAAGGCCAGACTTCTTTGAAGGAAATTGAGTTGCCCTTACTGGGTGATGTAAGCGGTAAATCCATTCTCCACCTACAGTGCCATTTTGGACAGGATACGCTTTCGCTGGCGCGAATGGGAGCCAAGTGCACGGGAATCGACCTTTCCGATAAGGCCATTGCTTCCGCGAAAGAAATCAACGACAAACTCGATCTCGATACTAGGTTTATCGCTTGTGATGTTTATGACACACCGAATCATGTCGATGAGAAATTCGATATCGTTTACACCAGTTATGGTACGATCGGCTGGTTGCCCGACATCAGCCGTTGGGCCGAGGTGATTGCTCATTTTTTAAAGCCGGGAGGCAAGCTCGTTTTTGTGGAGTTTCATCCGGTAGTATGGATGTTCGACGATGATTTCACGGAAGTGAAATACCCGTACAACAATGCCGATCCGATAGTGGAAGAGGAGAGCGGCACCTACGCCGATCGGGATGCCAAGATCAAACCGAAATCCGTGTCTTGGAATCACGGCCTCGGTGAAGTCATTTCGGCATTACTAAAAGTCGGCCTGCAAATAGAGTCTTTCAAGGAGTACGATTATTCACCTTACGACTGCTTCAATGGTACGGTGGAATTTGAGCCGGGAAAGTTTCAAATCGAGAAGTTGGGCGATAAGATACCGATGGTGTATTCGGTGGTGGCCTTGCAGCGCTGA
- a CDS encoding T9SS type A sorting domain-containing protein, translated as MLISSLTSVERFFFLFIFLIFAEIGQSQISEGFETGLPGSYTTGNVSLSSGSWEVRNVFRESSGNSRTGTAAARINDDIPNSYLTSPAQNGIGDIIFWYRELNSGGGTFEIQTSTDGVTFSTVATQAYSGQSYQQYSYSINNGSSNLQVRILSDDNPGHLIIDDLELSVFSGSSNPEPTNHPTLFSCTTFSDDQIDLTWTDAIGTDLPDGYLIKWSDVSYAAISNPTDLSDSNGPNSTTVNQGIESASISGLDPNTQYFFKIWSYSNSGSTIDYKTSPAAPQTDCTTDNGPICIAIQSFEVGDSWSYTASPVPYNVSGDVWDIEGSPFLGLNATDGTNLWAMQDLNNGNGGGSFRHELTFSNQNIAGYTAATISFDYKVFEFDGGDDLFYEVFEDGLSIGEVQLVDGTSNTSASGTVTVNLSPGTLTASIVIGAEQNGGGDYGIIDNVKICGIAPSCTPTHAITSILPTSGPAGTLVTISGSGFTGATAASLSGINATSITVIDDNTIIAEIPENATSGSIGVTVAGCETQSGQNFTLLVDDGDCGASGGGGSFASDLFISEVYDANSGSLSYVEIFNGTNATVNLATDNYVIRIRTGTSTDSDYPMTGNLASGDTYILRLGSSSSTCSNFSPDQDLPLAPGFNGDDRIYLRKNNADLDYAPNPNHPDAGGSGGSQPGFSQSRNGSVTSPSTTYMAADWTIGANEVCDDLGIAPFVPNGSDVTISTQPLDVDCSALTFSVTATADPIFNPTNPYVWRYNEPGTDTWELVSSLNGVNGLIVTGSGTSSITITGNTASLLDYQFYVDITADGTPDCTRSSNAAQYTYETRAFYRSNGSGDWTNVANWQMSDTEFGSYVAACQYPTESGSSKVNILSGDSIFLDNVAITIDELDVNSNGVLAIGEGGELFINNGEVSGADFTINGTYFDQASSPDGIEFNTDATWEIAPGATIIKTNTSSVSRYRDNYETGIVNIPATANWIYRREAVNEVSVASTDMYYPNLTFENNVGGNYTPGSNLYFFQGSSSRPVIYGNLNIGGSGTGGYTMITNNLNTDPILVNGELIIQAGSTLTNNDTGGSNEGTGIEVKGDLTVEGSLDFTSSTVAGRGQLVLSGNGDQLGIGDGNALSVNEFEINKPAGDFFTEFSLNVNREARFIDGIYEIDDLASNPADVEFSTSATAIGMSNASFVDGTVVKFGSADFDFPIGDTHADGGSFYQPLVMFGLTGTSGFSARYYAEEHPNAGLYYDGESNNINDFQEIGNCDYWRFEQVAGTADPIFGVRFTNSDPEYCNVVGAPEFIRISRWNGFSWDEIPSADNGTEIELDQAVGVAVGSDYGEFVLSGPEVGNSNVLPITLLSFQAEAKGQQVITDWITATEINNDFFSIERSKDGIFWEQVGTIEGAGDSHTELSYSLTDQRPYTGISYYRLRQTDFDGTSTLSEPQAVEVLSNGDFALDQVYHAQEGLNVIYHATAPFVTVEVFDLLGKRVHVESLENGGNGFGTIYPDLANGAYLLRLSNGQEMATEKFVW; from the coding sequence ATGCTTATTTCGTCATTAACTTCCGTCGAGAGGTTTTTCTTTCTATTCATCTTTTTGATTTTTGCTGAGATTGGACAGTCACAAATATCAGAAGGTTTTGAAACTGGACTCCCAGGCTCGTATACAACAGGAAATGTGAGTCTCTCTAGCGGTAGTTGGGAGGTTAGGAATGTTTTCAGAGAGTCTTCTGGAAACTCCAGGACTGGTACAGCGGCTGCTCGAATTAATGACGACATTCCAAACTCATACCTCACCTCTCCTGCTCAAAATGGAATTGGTGATATCATTTTTTGGTACCGTGAGTTGAATTCTGGTGGAGGGACTTTTGAAATTCAAACTTCAACTGATGGTGTCACTTTTTCTACTGTAGCTACTCAGGCATATTCAGGTCAGTCTTATCAACAGTATTCGTATTCTATTAATAACGGAAGTAGTAATCTGCAGGTACGAATCCTCAGCGATGATAACCCTGGACACTTGATTATTGACGATTTGGAACTATCTGTTTTTAGTGGCTCGAGCAACCCCGAACCGACCAACCACCCCACCCTCTTTTCTTGCACCACCTTCTCTGATGATCAGATTGACCTTACCTGGACGGATGCCATAGGAACTGATCTACCAGATGGCTACCTTATCAAATGGTCGGATGTGAGCTATGCAGCCATCTCAAATCCCACTGATCTTTCTGATTCAAACGGTCCAAATTCAACAACGGTAAATCAAGGAATAGAATCGGCCTCAATCAGCGGCCTAGATCCCAATACCCAATATTTCTTTAAGATTTGGTCCTATTCCAACTCAGGATCAACCATTGATTATAAAACCAGTCCTGCCGCTCCTCAAACGGACTGCACAACGGATAATGGGCCAATATGTATTGCGATTCAAAGTTTTGAAGTAGGGGATTCGTGGAGCTATACAGCCTCACCTGTGCCTTATAATGTATCGGGAGATGTCTGGGACATTGAGGGCTCTCCTTTTCTTGGGTTAAATGCAACAGATGGCACGAATCTCTGGGCAATGCAGGATTTGAATAATGGAAACGGAGGAGGAAGTTTTCGTCACGAATTGACTTTCAGCAATCAAAATATAGCGGGCTATACCGCCGCCACCATAAGTTTTGACTATAAAGTATTTGAATTTGACGGAGGTGACGATCTTTTTTATGAAGTATTCGAAGATGGACTAAGCATCGGCGAAGTCCAATTAGTGGATGGAACGAGTAATACTTCTGCAAGCGGAACGGTTACTGTTAATCTATCTCCTGGAACATTAACGGCATCTATTGTTATTGGTGCTGAACAGAATGGAGGCGGAGATTATGGTATTATTGACAATGTAAAAATATGCGGAATTGCCCCTTCCTGCACGCCAACTCATGCAATTACATCAATCCTTCCAACTTCAGGCCCGGCAGGAACCCTAGTCACCATTTCGGGTAGCGGATTCACTGGTGCCACAGCCGCCTCGCTTAGCGGTATCAATGCCACATCAATTACTGTTATAGACGACAACACCATCATTGCAGAAATTCCAGAGAACGCTACCTCAGGGAGTATCGGAGTTACGGTCGCGGGATGCGAAACTCAATCAGGTCAAAATTTCACTTTACTCGTGGATGATGGAGACTGCGGTGCCTCAGGTGGCGGTGGCTCCTTTGCGAGCGACCTCTTTATAAGTGAAGTGTATGACGCGAATTCAGGAAGCCTGAGTTACGTTGAGATCTTCAATGGGACCAATGCTACTGTAAATCTGGCAACTGATAATTATGTGATTCGAATACGCACCGGAACCTCTACCGATAGTGATTACCCGATGACGGGGAATTTAGCGAGTGGTGATACGTATATCTTACGCTTAGGATCAAGTTCATCCACCTGTTCAAATTTTAGTCCGGATCAAGATCTTCCCTTAGCCCCCGGTTTTAACGGCGATGACAGAATCTACCTTAGAAAAAACAATGCAGACCTAGATTACGCACCCAACCCAAACCATCCCGATGCTGGCGGAAGCGGTGGCTCTCAGCCTGGTTTTAGTCAGTCCAGAAACGGCAGTGTTACCTCTCCCTCGACCACCTATATGGCAGCCGACTGGACTATCGGAGCAAACGAAGTGTGCGACGATCTAGGTATCGCACCTTTCGTCCCAAATGGGTCTGATGTTACCATTAGTACGCAGCCATTGGATGTTGATTGCTCCGCATTGACGTTTAGCGTGACCGCAACGGCAGACCCAATATTTAATCCCACTAACCCTTACGTGTGGCGTTACAATGAGCCTGGCACGGATACATGGGAATTGGTCAGCTCGTTAAATGGTGTGAATGGTTTGATCGTCACTGGCTCAGGGACTTCATCGATTACCATTACCGGAAACACCGCAAGCTTACTCGATTACCAATTTTATGTAGACATCACAGCAGATGGCACTCCCGACTGTACGAGGTCTAGCAACGCTGCCCAGTACACTTACGAAACCCGTGCTTTCTATCGTTCAAACGGCAGTGGTGATTGGACCAATGTCGCCAATTGGCAGATGAGCGATACGGAGTTTGGAAGTTATGTGGCGGCCTGCCAATACCCTACTGAAAGTGGTTCTTCGAAAGTGAATATCTTGAGTGGAGACTCAATCTTTCTAGACAATGTTGCCATCACCATTGATGAGTTAGATGTGAATTCGAATGGTGTTTTAGCAATCGGCGAGGGAGGTGAACTCTTCATCAATAATGGAGAGGTGAGTGGGGCAGATTTCACTATCAACGGCACTTATTTCGATCAAGCTTCTTCGCCTGATGGAATTGAATTTAATACCGACGCCACTTGGGAAATTGCGCCAGGTGCTACCATCATCAAAACCAACACCTCATCGGTAAGTCGATATAGAGACAATTACGAGACGGGTATCGTAAACATCCCGGCTACGGCTAACTGGATATACAGAAGAGAAGCGGTGAACGAAGTTTCTGTTGCCTCTACTGACATGTATTATCCCAACCTCACTTTTGAAAATAATGTTGGCGGAAACTATACTCCCGGATCTAACTTGTATTTCTTTCAAGGTTCTTCCAGTCGCCCGGTCATTTATGGAAACTTAAACATTGGAGGAAGTGGAACAGGAGGATATACGATGATAACCAATAACCTGAATACTGATCCGATTTTGGTTAATGGAGAATTGATTATTCAAGCGGGCTCTACGCTCACTAATAACGATACAGGTGGAAGTAATGAAGGAACGGGAATAGAAGTCAAGGGTGATCTCACAGTAGAAGGCTCTTTGGATTTCACATCATCAACAGTTGCGGGCCGCGGGCAACTAGTCCTGTCGGGAAATGGTGATCAGCTAGGAATCGGCGATGGAAATGCCTTATCGGTAAACGAATTTGAAATCAATAAACCAGCAGGTGACTTCTTTACAGAGTTTTCTTTAAACGTAAATCGAGAAGCTCGATTTATTGACGGTATTTATGAAATTGATGATCTGGCTTCGAATCCCGCGGATGTAGAATTCTCAACTTCAGCTACAGCGATTGGAATGAGTAATGCCAGTTTTGTAGACGGTACCGTGGTGAAGTTTGGTTCAGCCGATTTTGACTTCCCTATAGGCGATACGCACGCTGATGGGGGTAGCTTTTACCAACCACTTGTCATGTTTGGACTGACCGGAACCAGTGGTTTTTCAGCGCGATATTATGCCGAAGAGCATCCGAACGCAGGGCTGTACTACGACGGAGAATCAAATAATATTAACGATTTCCAAGAAATTGGTAACTGCGACTACTGGAGGTTTGAACAAGTAGCGGGCACTGCTGACCCCATATTTGGCGTGCGATTTACCAACTCTGATCCCGAATATTGCAATGTAGTTGGTGCACCCGAATTCATCCGTATTTCGAGATGGAATGGATTCTCGTGGGATGAAATTCCATCAGCTGACAATGGTACTGAAATAGAATTGGATCAGGCCGTTGGGGTAGCCGTTGGAAGTGATTATGGAGAGTTTGTTCTTTCGGGTCCTGAGGTGGGGAATTCAAACGTCCTCCCCATCACCCTCCTCTCCTTTCAAGCGGAAGCGAAAGGGCAACAAGTCATCACCGATTGGATTACCGCCACCGAAATCAACAACGATTTCTTTTCCATCGAGCGATCCAAAGACGGAATTTTTTGGGAGCAGGTAGGAACCATTGAAGGTGCAGGCGATTCCCACACCGAACTCTCCTACTCCCTCACCGACCAAAGACCATATACGGGAATATCATACTACCGCCTGCGCCAAACCGATTTCGACGGAACCTCTACCTTGAGCGAACCGCAGGCGGTCGAAGTGCTTTCAAACGGCGATTTTGCACTCGATCAGGTCTATCACGCCCAGGAAGGACTCAACGTCATCTACCACGCTACCGCTCCTTTTGTGACCGTTGAAGTTTTCGATCTACTCGGAAAACGAGTGCACGTAGAATCTCTCGAAAACGGTGGAAATGGATTTGGAACCATTTATCCAGATTTGGCTAATGGAGCTTATTTGTTGCGGTTGTCGAATGGTCAAGAGATGGCTACGGAGAAGTTCGTTTGGTAA